The following proteins are encoded in a genomic region of Chromatiales bacterium:
- a CDS encoding porin, with amino-acid sequence MKKNLIALAVAGALAAPAAAMADATVYGKLHMSVDSYDNGGDDNVTLQQDGEASGLAIASNSSRFGIKGSEDLGSGLTAIWQAESTLNMDDGSGSLSNRNTYVGFKGGFGTVMAGHHDSPVKTIGRKADLFGDQVGDSRSIIRGRFAGADLDPRTSNMLMYVSPSMGAIQAAVQYSPDEDSSDATTNVNMGTAGGYVVVSTTVANNPDTSHLSAAVWYDQGPLYVALGYSEDQADDGAAGYADETAMRLVGSYKMDALKFTALYQQAEGLGNVDGDDADMWGIGAAFNMGGGNTVKAQYYSATLESKAAGATDAEATVWAIGFDHAMSKQTSVYAAYSVSENDAGTNNGINVTPWGGTGHDNLASGVNDESASALSVGVVHKF; translated from the coding sequence ATGAAAAAGAATCTGATCGCTCTGGCCGTCGCCGGCGCCCTGGCCGCTCCGGCCGCCGCCATGGCTGACGCCACCGTTTACGGCAAGCTGCACATGTCCGTGGACAGCTACGACAACGGCGGTGACGACAACGTCACCCTGCAGCAGGACGGCGAAGCTTCCGGCCTGGCCATTGCCTCCAATTCCTCGCGCTTTGGTATCAAGGGCAGCGAAGACCTGGGCAGCGGTCTGACCGCTATCTGGCAGGCCGAGTCCACCCTGAACATGGACGACGGCTCCGGTTCCCTCTCCAACCGTAACACCTACGTTGGCTTCAAGGGCGGCTTTGGTACCGTCATGGCCGGTCACCACGACTCCCCGGTGAAGACCATCGGCCGCAAGGCTGACCTCTTCGGTGACCAGGTGGGTGACTCCCGTTCCATCATCCGTGGCCGCTTTGCCGGTGCTGATCTGGACCCGCGCACCAGCAACATGCTGATGTACGTGTCCCCGTCCATGGGGGCCATCCAGGCTGCCGTGCAGTACTCGCCGGACGAAGACAGCAGTGATGCCACCACCAATGTGAATATGGGCACTGCTGGTGGTTATGTGGTCGTTTCCACCACTGTGGCTAACAACCCGGATACCTCGCACCTGAGCGCAGCGGTGTGGTACGACCAGGGCCCGCTGTACGTCGCCCTGGGCTACTCCGAAGATCAGGCCGATGACGGTGCCGCCGGCTATGCCGACGAAACCGCCATGCGTCTGGTGGGTAGCTACAAGATGGACGCCCTGAAGTTCACCGCCCTCTACCAGCAGGCCGAAGGTCTGGGCAACGTCGATGGTGACGATGCTGACATGTGGGGTATTGGTGCGGCGTTCAACATGGGTGGTGGCAACACTGTCAAGGCCCAGTACTACAGCGCGACCCTGGAAAGCAAGGCTGCCGGTGCAACTGATGCCGAAGCCACTGTTTGGGCGATTGGTTTCGATCACGCCATGAGCAAGCAGACCAGCGTATATGCTGCTTACTCCGTGAGCGAGAACGATGCCGGTACCAACAACGGCATCAACGTTACCCCGTGGGGTGG